CGACCGTGAACTGGTCGCCGAAGCCAGCGTGGAGCTGCCGCAGCGCCTCGATCGCGAGGAAGTTCAGCGGGAACCAGACCGGCCCGCGCCAGTTGGAGTTGCCGCCGAAGAGACCGCTCGACGATTCTGCGGGCTCGTAGTCGAGGCGCGCGTCGGCGCCCGGCAGCTTCAACACGAGCGGATGCTCGCGATGGTAGCGCGAGAGTGAGCGGAGCCCGTACGGCGAGAGGAACTCCTGCTCGTCGAGCATCGCCGCGATGATGCGACGCAGGCGTGGCTGATCGACCAAGGTCACCACCCCCTGCCCTTCCTTCACCACGGCGTGCCAGCCGCCCGCGAGCGCGGGCTTGTGCTCGGTGAACCATCGCACGCGCGTGCGGAAGTCGGTGAGCCGTTCCCAGAGCGAGGTCGGCAGCGTGACCGACGCGAAGATGGGCACGAGGCCGACCATCGAGCGTCCCCGCATGGGAACCACCCCGCCCCCGGGCACGCGCAGGAGATCGTAGAAGAAGCCCTCCTGCTCGTCCCACAGCCCCCCCTGCGCCATCGCCGCCGCGATGTAGGCGAAGTGCTCGAAGAACTTGACGGCGACGTCCTCGTACGCGCGATCGTGGTTCGCGAGGTAGAGCGCCATCTCGAGCATGTTGAGGCAGTACATCGCCATCCACGCCGTGCCGTCGGACTGCTCGAGCACGAAGCCCGCGGGCAGCATCGTCGAGCGGTCGATCGGCCCGATGTTGTCGAGCCCGAGGAAGCCGCCCTCGAAGATGTTGTTGTCGAGCGCGTCCTTGCGGTTGACCCACCAGGTGAAGTTCATGAGCAGCTTCTGGAAGACGCGCGACAGGAAATCGAAGTCGGTACCGCCGTCGATGAGGAACACCGACAGCGCCGCCCACGCGTGCACGGGCGGGTTCACGTCGCTGAAGGCCCACTCGTAGGCCGGGAGCTGGCCGTTCGGGTGCATGTACCACTCGCGGCAGACGAGGCGGAGCTGGTGCTTGGCGGCGGCGGGGTTCACGTGCGCCAGCGTCACGCAGTGGAAGCCGAGGTCCCACGCCGCGTACCACGGGTACTCCCACTTGTCGGGCATGAGGATGATGTCGCAGTTGTCGAGGTGTCGCCACGCGGCGTTGCGCCCGCTCTTGCGCGCCGGCGGCGGCGGCGGCTGCGCCGGATCGCCGTCCAGCCAGCGCGCGACGTCGTAGTGATAGAACTGCTGGCTCCACACGAGACCCGCGAAGGCGGCGCGCATGACGGCGCGCTCGTCTCCGGTCGCGTCCTCCGGACACAGCGACGCGTGGAACTCGTCGGCTTCGCGCTCGCGCTTGGCCATCACCTGCTCGAAGCCGGCGCCGAGATCGACGCCGTCCGTGCCACCGTCGGGCGCGCGATGCAGGCGCAGCCGGAGCTCGACGGTGTCGCCCGGCGCGACGGCGACGTGATACCAGCAGCTCGCTTTCGTACCTCGCAGGTCCGGGTTCACGGTGGCGGCGCCGTGGACCACGTGGTCGTTGATGCCGTCCTTCGGATAGGGCGTCTCGGGCGCCGAGCCGAACAGGCGCGGCGCGTTGGTCTCGTTCTCGCAGAAGAGCAGCTCCGGCGGATGGCCGCCGGGGTCATGGCCGGCGCCGAGGATCCAGCGGCCGATCGCCACGTCCTCGGCCACCACGATCGCGGGCAGGTCCGGATCGCGCTGGCGCGCCGCCTTCAGCGCCGGCCGCGTCGTCCCGCGCTCCCAGGACCAGACGTTGCGGAACCACAGCGTCGGCAGCACGTGCAGCCTGCCCATCTCGGGTGCGGCGTTCCGGATGCGGACGCGCAGGCACACGTCGTCGGGCGTGGCTTTGGCGTAGTCGGCGGCGATCTGCCAGTAGGCGTCGCCGTCGAACACCTGCGTGTCGACCAGCTCGTACTCGCGATCGGCGCGTCCGCGGCGCTTGTTCTCGTCGACGAGGCGGTCGTACGGGAACTCGGCCTGCGGATAGTGGTAGCGCCAGCGCAGCCACGACGACGTCGGCGTGGCGTCGACGTACCACCAGTACTCCTTCACGTCCTCGCCGTGGTTCCCCTGGTTGCCGGTGAGGCCGAAGAGGCGCTCCTTCAAGATGGGATCGCGGCCGTTCCAGAACGCGAGCGCGAGGCACAGGCGCTGGCCCAGATCGCAGATGCCCGCGAGGCCGTCCTCGTTCCAGCGGTAGGCGCGCGAGCGCGCGTGATCGTGGGGAAAATACTCCCACGCGGTGCCGTTCGGGCTGTAGTCCTCGCGTACGGTGCCCCACGCCCGCTCCGCGAGATAGGGACCGATGAGCGCCCAGGGGCCGGGCGCCTCGAGCGATGCGCCCGCGAGACGCCGGTGCTCGGCGGTCGGGCCGGGCGCCGCGGACGCGGGGCCACCCGCCGCCCCTCTGGGCGAGCGACGACGAGTCACGTGGCCGCTGTCCGTCGCTGGGTCTGCATGAGCGCTCGGCCGTCATAGCGCCCCCGCGAGCGGCGTGACAACGGGACGAACGTAGCCCTAGCGACCGGGGAGTCATCCGATGTATGAGCCGGAACCCGGAAAGGGGAGCCCGTCTGACCAATCCCAGGCCGACCATCTCACAACGAGCCACACGACGACTGCGGTCCCGGTGGTGGATCTGCCTCCTGGTACCGCTTGCCGCAGCCGGGTGCGGCAGCAAGGAACCCGCCGCACCGCCGCCGCCCGAGGTCCTCGTCATCGACGTCGCGCAGCGCGACGTTCCGGTGTACGGCGAGTGGGTCGGCACGACCGACGGCTACATCAACGCCCAGATTCGCGCCAAGGTGCAAGGCTACCTCCTGACCAAAGCCTATCAGGAGGGCTCGCTCGTCAAGGCGGGCGACGTGCTCTTCCAGCTCGATCCGCGCCAGTACCAGGCTGCGCTGGACGAGGCGAAGGGCGACCTCGCACGCGCGCAGGCGAACCTGGTGCGCAGCGAGCAGAACGTCGCCCGCTATCGCCCGCTGGTCGAGAAAGGCGCGGTCAGCCGTAAGGAGCTCGACGACACCGTCCAGCAAGCCCGTGCCGACCAGGCGTCGGTCGAGACCGCGCGCGCGGCGCTCGAGAACGCGAGGCTGAACCTGGAATGGACGACGGTGCGCTCGCCCATCGAGGGTGTCGCCGGCATCGCGCAGGCGCAGGTCGGCGACTTGATCGCGCCCACGACCCTCATGACGACGGTCTCGCAGCTCGACCCGATCAAGGTCTATTTCCCGATCAGCGAACAGGAGTATCTGCGCTTCGCGGCGCGCAATCCGACCCCCGACGCGGCGGCGAACGCCGAGGCCAACAAGAATCCCCTCGAGCTCATCCTCGCCGACGAGACCGTCTACAAGCATCCAGGGAGGGTCTCGGCGATCAACCGGCAGGTGGAGGTCCAGACCGGGAGCCTGCAGATCCAGTCGCTGTTCCCGAACCCCGACAACGTGCTGCGGCCGGGCGGCTATGCCAAGGTGCGTGCCGTCACCGACATGCGCAAGGACGCGGCCGTCGTCCCGCAGCGCGCCGTTCGGGAGATCCAGGGGAGCTACCAG
The DNA window shown above is from Candidatus Eisenbacteria bacterium and carries:
- a CDS encoding glucosidase, which translates into the protein MTRRRSPRGAAGGPASAAPGPTAEHRRLAGASLEAPGPWALIGPYLAERAWGTVREDYSPNGTAWEYFPHDHARSRAYRWNEDGLAGICDLGQRLCLALAFWNGRDPILKERLFGLTGNQGNHGEDVKEYWWYVDATPTSSWLRWRYHYPQAEFPYDRLVDENKRRGRADREYELVDTQVFDGDAYWQIAADYAKATPDDVCLRVRIRNAAPEMGRLHVLPTLWFRNVWSWERGTTRPALKAARQRDPDLPAIVVAEDVAIGRWILGAGHDPGGHPPELLFCENETNAPRLFGSAPETPYPKDGINDHVVHGAATVNPDLRGTKASCWYHVAVAPGDTVELRLRLHRAPDGGTDGVDLGAGFEQVMAKREREADEFHASLCPEDATGDERAVMRAAFAGLVWSQQFYHYDVARWLDGDPAQPPPPPARKSGRNAAWRHLDNCDIILMPDKWEYPWYAAWDLGFHCVTLAHVNPAAAKHQLRLVCREWYMHPNGQLPAYEWAFSDVNPPVHAWAALSVFLIDGGTDFDFLSRVFQKLLMNFTWWVNRKDALDNNIFEGGFLGLDNIGPIDRSTMLPAGFVLEQSDGTAWMAMYCLNMLEMALYLANHDRAYEDVAVKFFEHFAYIAAAMAQGGLWDEQEGFFYDLLRVPGGGVVPMRGRSMVGLVPIFASVTLPTSLWERLTDFRTRVRWFTEHKPALAGGWHAVVKEGQGVVTLVDQPRLRRIIAAMLDEQEFLSPYGLRSLSRYHREHPLVLKLPGADARLDYEPAESSSGLFGGNSNWRGPVWFPLNFLAIEALRQLHAGFGDQFTVELPTRSGRLAHLGEVADEIERRLLRLFLPDQNGRRPFWGSNPRFQDAAWRDHLLFHEYFHGETGEGLGASHQTGWTALAAALIAARARPRQRVCGVR
- a CDS encoding efflux RND transporter periplasmic adaptor subunit, coding for MSRNPERGARLTNPRPTISQRATRRLRSRWWICLLVPLAAAGCGSKEPAAPPPPEVLVIDVAQRDVPVYGEWVGTTDGYINAQIRAKVQGYLLTKAYQEGSLVKAGDVLFQLDPRQYQAALDEAKGDLARAQANLVRSEQNVARYRPLVEKGAVSRKELDDTVQQARADQASVETARAALENARLNLEWTTVRSPIEGVAGIAQAQVGDLIAPTTLMTTVSQLDPIKVYFPISEQEYLRFAARNPTPDAAANAEANKNPLELILADETVYKHPGRVSAINRQVEVQTGSLQIQSLFPNPDNVLRPGGYAKVRAVTDMRKDAAVVPQRAVREIQGSYQLAVIDADDKATLRPVKVGPKVGSDWVIDEGVKPGERVVAEGIQKVRDGVKVVAKPFTPPAAPVAGGDAKSD